Sequence from the Luteibacter aegosomaticola genome:
CGAAGGCGAGGGCGAGGCGCTGGATCTGCTCTGCGGCCGCTTCGTGCATGCGCCCGATGCCGGCCCGCTGTTGTTCGCCAGCCTGCCGGATACCTTGCACGCCTCGCTGTTGGGTTCCCACGGGATCGCCACGCTCGAGGCCATCGTGAATGTCTTTCGCGTGGAAGTGGGCAAGCTTGCTCCGGGCGCGCTCGCGGTGGTCACGGCGCTTAGCCAGGCCTTGCTGGTGTTTGCCCTGCGCGCACAACTGGAGCGCGGCACCATGCCACCCTCGCTGCTGACCTTGCTGGCCGACCCGCGGCTGGGCCGCGCCCTGCTGGCGATGCTGCGCGACCCGGCGCACGAATGGACCGTGGAATCCCTGGCCGCCCAGGCAGCGATGTCGCGTGCCACCTTCGCACGGCACTTCGAGGCGAAGGGCAAGCAATCGCCGCACGAAGTGCTCACCCTCATCCGCATGCACCTGGCCGCCGAGCTGCTGCGCCGCGGTGAACTCACCGCCGCCGCCGTCGCCGACCGCGTCGGCTACCGCTCCGAATCCGCCTTCGGCAAAACCTTCCTCCGCATCATGGGCACCACCCCAGCCCGCTTCCGCCGCGACGTAGACTAACCCCGCGCCGACCACACTCTTGCAGGCGTCTCCCGCGCGACCGATGCCGTAGGAGCCCACCCTGTGGGCGACGCCCTTCGCGAAAGAGCCACAGGCCCACGGCAGACGCCGTAGGAGCCCACCCTGTGGGCGACGCCTTTCGCGAAAGACTCAAAGGCCCTGCTGCGTTAAGGCGAAAGATGTCGCGCGCAAGCGCGCTCCTACAAAGGCCGCGCGGTGTATAAGGTTTGTATGGACCGCCCCGACACCCCATGCCCCATCTGCAACGGCACCGGCATCGTCACCTACGTGGACGAAGAAGTCGGCTGCCAGGTGGACATACCCTGCTGGGCTTGCGCACCCAAAGCCGAAACCTCACTGGGCCAGCCGGCCCCCGATGCGCCGTGGCTCTGAGCGCCCGGCCGGGCCTCACGCTGCTCTAACCGATCTCGTACGTATTCACAGATCGTTCGGCACCTTCGCCGGCCGCAGGATGCCTTCGCCGATCTCGCGATGCTGTTGCAGGAGCGCGCTTGCGCGCGATGGGGCTTGCGGCAAGCTCGATCGCGCGCAAGCGCGCTCCTACAACAACGGCCGTTACATCTTGTAATTGATGCCGAACATGATGGTGCGGCCGTACGTATCGAACTCGAGCGGG
This genomic interval carries:
- a CDS encoding cupin domain-containing protein codes for the protein MDALTRILELARVRGALDLRCQLAGGFSLDHEDAGPGEAPFHLVLAGEGVMELPGRRTLDLRAGDLVVLPHGTSHRVRDTHGGLSEAPITIDTSGPLAIKRSEGEGEALDLLCGRFVHAPDAGPLLFASLPDTLHASLLGSHGIATLEAIVNVFRVEVGKLAPGALAVVTALSQALLVFALRAQLERGTMPPSLLTLLADPRLGRALLAMLRDPAHEWTVESLAAQAAMSRATFARHFEAKGKQSPHEVLTLIRMHLAAELLRRGELTAAAVADRVGYRSESAFGKTFLRIMGTTPARFRRDVD